In Stieleria varia, one genomic interval encodes:
- a CDS encoding PSD1 and planctomycete cytochrome C domain-containing protein encodes MNASLTTRAIAVGLLLVTGRNAAFCDDKPNVTTVNFNDDVRPIFTEHCTACHGGVKQAGDVSFVYRDKVLPPDGWIVEPGQPDESVLIDRVTSEDADEKMPPPDHGRGLSEDEIATLRRWISAGAQWSEHWAYVAPKPQTAPDTGDSKWPREPVDRFVLDRLTHAGLEPSPDASPERWLRRVTLDLTGLPPTPEQREAFLANYANDSETACSNLVDQLLDSPAFGERWASVWLDQIRYADSKGLGLDGQRQIWKFRDWVIDSLNSDMPYDQFTIKQMAGDLLPEPSIGDIVATAGHRMTQTNEEGGTDDEEFRVAAVLDRVSTTWQTWQGVTFGCVQCHSHPYGPFRHEEFYEFAAFFNNTADCDLDQEWPTLQVPVQTSDYDAASELDRQIRDLQKETWQREYEILANQTIWQPLVDLTASSNTATQLQVERKGDHDEFFTVDTVSRDTQITLQAPLPENLKQLSAIRLTALPLDPETAVRDSEWGFVLSHVSAEMIVPGQENPTPIKLDRLVIDEPEPFYDPQESLNAKSNQGFAAFSRIHYPRQAALVLDSPLDVPAGSRIELKLNHRIFILASFSLLTRRGHLAVTDSDHFQKLVDDQSFQEQQAQLKELNQKRSKIASVATPVLRERPERFKRPMHVFQRGLFLTKDQEVTPNTPDSLPPLPADVPADRLALARWLVSPENPLTARVEVNRIWARLFGIGLVATEEDFGDSGEPPSHPRLLDDLAVRFQNEFQWSRKRLIRELVLSSTYRQSSKIRPELNERDPQNRLLARGPRNRLSAEIVRDQALAFAGLLSEKPFGKPVHPPIPDGVWRPFSGGDKWNTPGVNDDNRYRRSIYTYTKRSIPYPMFAAFDAPSREFCTPRRMNSNTPVQALMMLNDQTFIECSEGLARRMQKSAATPEDQIRQGFIVVTGREPGEADVSDLIELYNSVATDSVAIDSDNEEQSQNENSSTTELTALTTVASVLLNLDEVVTK; translated from the coding sequence ATGAATGCCAGTTTGACCACTCGCGCGATCGCCGTCGGCTTGCTGTTGGTCACCGGACGAAACGCAGCGTTCTGCGACGACAAACCCAACGTGACGACCGTCAATTTCAACGACGATGTGCGGCCGATCTTTACGGAGCACTGCACCGCCTGTCACGGCGGAGTCAAACAAGCGGGCGACGTGTCGTTCGTTTACCGCGACAAAGTGCTTCCGCCTGACGGATGGATCGTTGAACCCGGCCAGCCCGACGAATCTGTCCTGATCGATCGCGTGACGTCAGAGGACGCAGACGAAAAGATGCCGCCGCCGGACCATGGACGCGGACTCAGCGAAGATGAAATTGCGACGCTCAGACGTTGGATCAGCGCAGGTGCTCAGTGGTCAGAACACTGGGCTTACGTCGCCCCCAAGCCCCAAACCGCACCCGATACCGGCGACAGCAAGTGGCCGCGTGAACCTGTCGACCGTTTTGTATTGGATCGCTTGACCCACGCGGGACTTGAGCCGTCGCCAGATGCTTCGCCTGAACGTTGGCTTCGCCGAGTGACGCTGGACCTCACCGGACTGCCGCCAACGCCGGAACAACGCGAGGCGTTCCTGGCGAACTATGCCAATGATTCGGAGACAGCCTGCAGTAACTTGGTCGATCAACTGCTGGACTCACCCGCCTTTGGCGAACGATGGGCAAGTGTCTGGTTGGACCAAATTCGCTACGCGGATTCCAAAGGTCTCGGACTGGATGGGCAACGGCAGATTTGGAAGTTCCGCGATTGGGTGATCGACTCCTTGAACAGCGACATGCCATACGATCAGTTCACGATCAAGCAAATGGCCGGTGACCTGCTGCCCGAGCCCAGTATCGGTGACATCGTGGCGACGGCCGGTCATCGTATGACACAGACGAACGAGGAAGGCGGAACGGACGACGAAGAATTCCGGGTCGCAGCGGTCCTGGATCGCGTCAGCACCACTTGGCAAACTTGGCAAGGAGTCACGTTCGGATGTGTGCAATGCCACAGCCACCCCTACGGTCCGTTCCGTCACGAAGAGTTCTACGAGTTCGCCGCGTTCTTTAACAACACCGCCGACTGTGACTTGGACCAAGAATGGCCGACTCTCCAAGTCCCCGTGCAAACCAGCGACTACGACGCCGCGTCGGAACTGGATCGCCAGATCAGAGACCTGCAAAAAGAAACGTGGCAGCGTGAATACGAGATCCTGGCGAATCAAACGATCTGGCAACCTCTCGTCGACTTGACCGCATCGTCCAACACTGCCACGCAATTGCAAGTCGAACGGAAGGGCGACCATGACGAATTCTTTACCGTCGACACGGTCAGCCGGGACACACAAATCACGCTTCAGGCTCCCTTGCCGGAGAACCTGAAACAACTCTCGGCGATCCGCCTGACCGCATTGCCGTTGGATCCGGAGACCGCCGTTCGTGATTCCGAATGGGGATTTGTGTTGTCTCACGTCTCGGCGGAAATGATCGTTCCCGGTCAAGAAAACCCGACGCCGATCAAACTCGACCGACTGGTCATCGACGAACCGGAGCCGTTTTATGATCCCCAGGAAAGCCTGAATGCGAAATCCAACCAAGGCTTTGCGGCGTTCTCACGGATCCACTATCCACGACAAGCCGCGTTGGTGCTGGACTCACCGCTCGACGTGCCTGCCGGATCACGTATCGAACTGAAACTGAATCATCGCATTTTCATTCTCGCGTCGTTCTCCTTGCTCACCCGCCGCGGTCACTTGGCGGTGACCGATTCGGACCATTTCCAAAAACTCGTCGACGATCAGTCATTTCAAGAACAGCAAGCACAGCTCAAAGAGCTGAATCAAAAACGCTCCAAGATCGCTTCGGTGGCAACGCCGGTCTTGCGAGAACGCCCCGAGCGTTTCAAACGTCCGATGCATGTTTTTCAGCGCGGATTGTTTTTGACCAAAGATCAGGAGGTGACCCCCAACACTCCCGATTCGTTGCCACCCTTGCCCGCGGACGTTCCCGCCGACCGACTGGCTTTGGCCCGTTGGCTGGTCAGCCCAGAGAATCCGCTGACCGCACGCGTGGAAGTCAACCGGATCTGGGCCAGACTTTTTGGCATCGGTTTGGTCGCCACCGAAGAAGACTTTGGCGACTCCGGCGAACCGCCGTCGCACCCCCGCTTGCTGGACGACTTGGCGGTTCGTTTCCAAAACGAGTTCCAATGGAGCCGAAAACGGCTGATCCGTGAACTGGTGCTCTCCAGCACGTATCGGCAAAGCTCCAAGATCCGTCCCGAACTCAACGAGCGTGATCCCCAAAATCGCCTGCTCGCTCGTGGCCCCCGAAATCGCTTGTCCGCGGAAATCGTCCGAGATCAGGCACTCGCATTCGCCGGGTTGTTGAGCGAGAAACCATTCGGCAAGCCGGTCCACCCTCCGATCCCCGACGGTGTCTGGCGACCTTTCTCCGGCGGCGACAAATGGAACACGCCCGGAGTCAACGACGACAATCGATACCGCCGCTCGATCTACACGTACACCAAACGCAGCATTCCCTACCCGATGTTTGCCGCCTTTGATGCACCGTCACGCGAATTCTGTACTCCCAGGCGGATGAACTCCAACACTCCCGTCCAAGCATTGATGATGTTGAACGACCAAACCTTCATCGAATGCTCCGAAGGGCTCGCTCGTCGGATGCAGAAATCAGCCGCAACGCCCGAGGATCAGATTCGTCAGGGATTCATTGTTGTCACCGGACGCGAGCCGGGTGAAGCCGATGTGAGTGATCTGATCGAGCTTTACAACAGCGTCGCAACAGACAGCGTCGCCATCGACTCAGACAACGAAGAACAAAGCCAAAACGAGAATTCCAGCACGACGGAACTGACCGCACTGACGACCGTCGCAAGCGTCTTGCTGAATTTGGACGAAGTCGTCACGAAGTGA
- a CDS encoding alkaline phosphatase family protein — translation MRFFCHLTFIASVVCLGAVSGFCEQTPERRVLVIGIDGCRRDALQAAKTPALDSLVADGAMSESTQILGKRYRFNNTVSGPGWSSFLTGVWADKHGVHDNSFKGKNYVDFPHFFARIKQRFPAARTVSLVDWEPIDTHIVSHADVHKVYPAEGADGYTEQDAVIARDAAEILASDDPHAMMVYFGAVDETGHRDGFHPSVASYLSAIETVDSNVQKVLAALRSRPNYKSEHWLVLVSTDHGGRGTSHGGGHDLPEINTTFLIVSGSDAAKGPIESPTELVDLPMTALVHLGVTIDPNWKLDGKPVGLR, via the coding sequence ATGCGTTTCTTTTGCCACCTGACATTCATTGCGTCGGTCGTCTGCCTTGGGGCTGTTTCGGGATTCTGTGAACAAACTCCAGAACGTCGCGTTTTGGTCATCGGCATCGATGGCTGTCGTCGCGATGCGCTGCAAGCCGCAAAGACCCCTGCGTTGGACAGTTTGGTCGCCGATGGAGCCATGAGCGAATCGACGCAGATTCTTGGCAAACGATACCGTTTCAACAACACGGTCAGCGGTCCCGGTTGGTCCAGTTTCTTGACCGGTGTTTGGGCGGACAAACATGGTGTTCACGACAACAGCTTCAAAGGAAAGAACTACGTCGACTTTCCGCACTTCTTTGCACGTATCAAACAACGGTTCCCCGCTGCGCGAACCGTCTCACTGGTCGACTGGGAACCGATCGACACGCACATCGTCAGCCATGCCGATGTGCACAAGGTGTATCCAGCCGAAGGAGCCGATGGGTACACCGAACAAGACGCGGTGATCGCGAGGGACGCGGCGGAGATACTGGCGAGCGATGATCCACACGCCATGATGGTCTATTTTGGCGCCGTCGATGAAACCGGACATCGAGACGGCTTTCATCCTTCCGTCGCGAGTTACCTGTCGGCGATCGAAACCGTGGATTCGAACGTGCAGAAGGTGCTCGCTGCACTGCGGTCGCGTCCCAATTACAAGAGTGAACACTGGCTGGTGCTGGTGTCGACGGATCACGGAGGACGGGGCACCAGCCACGGTGGAGGACACGATTTGCCGGAGATCAACACGACATTCCTGATCGTCAGCGGCAGCGATGCGGCAAAAGGCCCCATCGAATCTCCGACGGAGCTGGTCGATCTGCCGATGACCGCACTGGTACACTTGGGGGTGACGATTGACCCGAATTGGAAACTCGACGGCAAACCCGTCGGACTGAGGTGA
- a CDS encoding DUF2238 domain-containing protein — MKTRLVIIILTAIAIPASFVDAPYPEELILQHIPTLVAVALIAFAVVRLSPTTLSFTCAIGFLWLHLIGARWIYSFVPYDAASESLLGVSISEIFGWQRNHYDRLVHFASGVLGVPMFSEWLQRSCGLKPLAAALLAISCVLAVGAIYEVIEWQIAITFSPQMAESYNGQQGDVWDPQKDLALAGLGAMISAAFCYRWSALPARRAAN; from the coding sequence ATGAAAACGCGACTAGTGATTATCATACTGACCGCCATCGCGATCCCTGCGTCTTTCGTCGATGCCCCGTATCCGGAGGAGTTGATTCTGCAACACATTCCGACGTTGGTGGCGGTTGCATTGATCGCGTTTGCCGTCGTTCGACTCTCGCCGACAACTCTGTCGTTCACATGTGCCATTGGCTTTCTGTGGCTGCATTTGATCGGCGCTCGTTGGATCTATTCCTTCGTCCCCTACGACGCTGCCTCGGAATCTCTGCTCGGGGTTTCGATCTCGGAGATCTTTGGTTGGCAACGCAATCACTACGATCGCCTTGTGCATTTCGCATCCGGTGTCTTGGGCGTTCCGATGTTTTCAGAATGGTTGCAACGCAGTTGTGGTCTGAAGCCACTCGCAGCTGCGCTCTTGGCGATCAGTTGTGTGCTGGCAGTCGGTGCAATTTACGAAGTCATTGAATGGCAAATCGCCATCACATTCTCGCCGCAGATGGCGGAGTCGTATAACGGTCAACAGGGTGACGTGTGGGACCCGCAAAAGGATCTCGCGTTGGCCGGGCTCGGGGCAATGATTTCCGCTGCGTTCTGCTATCGATGGAGCGCTCTACCTGCGCGGCGTGCTGCGAATTGA
- a CDS encoding methyltransferase domain-containing protein, translated as MFPLRCTVRACEEPLNLSDSGLRCARGHHFDRAKEGYWSLLQPQDRKSKNPGDSESAVLARHRWLQRGLANGLIDALRPWVDGDAVSGDGGTRSEAMMTTLDLGCGEGTFGPALFGEQSAGYCGIDLSKRAIKLAARRWPPATWVLANADRGLPAADASVDRVLSLFGRRPTGEIQRVLKPNGICVVAVPGEEDLIELREQVQQSGHRRSRWELVVDEMNAEGMQLVEHQLWAERVDLEPDAIADALAMTYRAVRHSQQARLESVTATRVTLAADLMLFRRSAASSASDSTE; from the coding sequence ATGTTTCCACTGAGATGTACCGTTCGAGCATGCGAGGAGCCACTCAACTTGAGTGACAGCGGTTTGCGTTGCGCTCGCGGTCACCATTTTGATCGTGCCAAGGAAGGTTACTGGAGTTTGCTGCAGCCACAGGATCGCAAGTCAAAGAATCCTGGCGATTCGGAGTCCGCCGTGCTGGCTCGGCATCGTTGGCTGCAACGCGGACTTGCGAATGGTTTGATCGATGCGTTGCGTCCATGGGTTGATGGTGATGCAGTCAGCGGCGATGGGGGAACCCGTTCCGAAGCGATGATGACGACGCTGGATTTGGGATGTGGGGAAGGCACCTTTGGTCCGGCGTTGTTCGGCGAGCAATCCGCTGGTTACTGCGGCATCGATCTCTCCAAACGCGCGATCAAGCTTGCGGCGCGGCGTTGGCCCCCGGCGACTTGGGTGCTGGCCAACGCGGATCGTGGCTTGCCGGCGGCCGACGCCAGCGTCGACCGTGTGCTGTCCCTATTTGGCCGAAGACCGACTGGTGAGATCCAGCGAGTGCTAAAACCCAACGGAATTTGTGTCGTGGCGGTTCCCGGCGAAGAAGACCTGATCGAGCTGCGCGAGCAGGTCCAGCAGTCCGGCCATCGACGTAGTCGTTGGGAGTTGGTGGTCGACGAGATGAACGCGGAGGGAATGCAGTTGGTCGAGCACCAGCTGTGGGCTGAACGTGTCGATTTGGAGCCCGACGCGATCGCGGATGCACTCGCGATGACCTACCGCGCTGTTCGTCACTCTCAGCAAGCACGCTTGGAATCGGTCACTGCGACGAGAGTCACTCTCGCTGCCGACCTGATGCTGTTTCGACGATCTGCAGCAAGTTCAGCCAGTGACTCCACAGAATGA
- a CDS encoding sulfatase family protein, whose product MRSSALPPLLFFFLCSICLTGKLAAADAPRPNVILIFIDDMGYGDVGFNGATVPKTPNLDQMAREGTKFTDFYVGCAVCSGSRTALMTGCHYQRLSMAPVLFPNSDRGLHPDEVTLADMLRATGYRTKCIGKWHLGHLPPCLPTFQGFDSYWGIPYSNDMWIDPANRIADDVVVRDGLTVEEMREGHTGKNVVPIMRDEEVVEYPADQTTITRRYTEKAIEFISEKRDEPFFLYLPHTMVHLPLAVSPAFDNPDKDLITNAIEEVDWSVGEILKSVKAAGIAENTLVIFTSDNGAAVGSSLPLRAKKGSVYDGGIREPTLMWWPGKIPAGAVCSEVAASIDVMPTLVNLCGGELPERKIDGKDIWPLMSGAPDAKSPHEAYVLMHGPGTVRSGKWKFYPWQEGKGKQSRDNAKWKPSTDPVQLYDTVADIGETTNVAAAHPEVVARLQAAYDAHVAEIKANTRPTAQMTRPAGSPPPKRPGNPKPNAKKQKA is encoded by the coding sequence ATGAGATCCTCGGCACTTCCTCCATTGCTGTTTTTTTTCCTCTGCTCGATCTGCTTGACTGGCAAGCTGGCGGCAGCGGACGCACCCCGCCCCAATGTCATTTTGATCTTTATCGATGACATGGGTTACGGCGACGTCGGGTTCAATGGTGCCACGGTGCCTAAGACACCGAACCTGGATCAGATGGCCCGCGAAGGAACCAAGTTCACGGATTTTTATGTCGGATGTGCCGTGTGTTCAGGTTCTCGAACGGCACTGATGACCGGGTGCCACTACCAGCGACTCAGCATGGCGCCGGTGCTGTTTCCCAACAGCGATCGAGGGCTGCATCCCGACGAAGTCACCTTGGCGGACATGCTGCGGGCGACCGGATACCGCACGAAGTGCATTGGCAAGTGGCACCTGGGACACTTGCCCCCGTGTCTGCCTACCTTTCAAGGATTTGATTCCTATTGGGGCATCCCATACAGCAACGACATGTGGATCGATCCGGCCAATCGCATCGCAGATGACGTCGTGGTTCGCGACGGTTTGACCGTTGAGGAGATGCGTGAGGGTCACACGGGCAAGAACGTTGTTCCGATCATGCGTGACGAAGAGGTTGTCGAGTATCCCGCCGATCAAACGACGATTACGCGGCGCTACACGGAGAAAGCGATTGAGTTCATCAGCGAAAAACGCGACGAGCCGTTCTTTCTGTACTTGCCCCACACGATGGTCCACTTGCCTCTGGCCGTGTCTCCGGCATTCGACAATCCGGATAAGGACTTGATCACCAACGCGATCGAGGAAGTCGACTGGTCGGTCGGCGAGATTCTCAAGAGTGTGAAAGCTGCCGGGATTGCCGAGAACACACTGGTGATCTTTACCAGCGACAATGGCGCAGCCGTCGGATCGTCGTTGCCACTACGTGCCAAGAAGGGCAGCGTGTACGACGGGGGTATTCGCGAGCCCACGCTGATGTGGTGGCCGGGCAAGATTCCAGCGGGGGCAGTGTGCAGCGAAGTGGCGGCGTCGATCGATGTGATGCCCACCCTGGTCAATTTGTGCGGTGGCGAATTGCCCGAGCGAAAGATCGACGGCAAAGACATCTGGCCGTTGATGAGCGGCGCTCCCGATGCCAAGAGTCCCCACGAAGCGTACGTGTTGATGCATGGCCCGGGAACGGTCCGTAGTGGGAAATGGAAGTTCTATCCTTGGCAAGAAGGCAAAGGAAAACAGAGCCGAGACAATGCGAAGTGGAAACCCTCCACCGATCCGGTTCAGCTGTACGACACTGTCGCCGACATTGGTGAAACCACCAACGTTGCTGCTGCGCACCCGGAGGTCGTCGCACGATTGCAAGCAGCCTATGACGCGCACGTGGCGGAAATCAAAGCCAACACGCGTCCGACCGCTCAGATGACTCGTCCGGCCGGATCACCCCCGCCCAAACGGCCCGGCAATCCCAAGCCAAACGCAAAGAAGCAGAAGGCGTGA